One genomic window of Ziziphus jujuba cultivar Dongzao chromosome 4, ASM3175591v1 includes the following:
- the LOC132803420 gene encoding uncharacterized protein LOC132803420, which yields MSELRNKIWKVLLKETKKENLKPGDHIYTWTGANTKEHGIYLNSGCVIHFTQGRRRARSDDRHSTCPNCSDHGVVTSCIDCFLSGGDHLHRFEYGVNPALILTKLAGGATLAPADPSPLVESRASNFLIINSYDSGSYYRFINNGKDFAMYCKTGLLVIDNINFSRSWQAAAFFLAVTVTFFLFQQQSTAATYPGVAAICFGLYCIYRFGSDIGARPNVIKVDQVATLPDVAEKLSSAASGVRPIQSLIDLFIVLLMTYFNLQLLLTVRTWSEPLQLLSETPRVVWILACIYVGGSVVEVIELVRGGDPILPSSASSHSSDIPISTSSAKESRVEYCSLDSFLSADELYLYKYGVSLAFFIAKFLGGTCTLGSTDRPETVVYHSRQELRNGSGTGDYNLFNNNCEDFAIYCKTKLPPRKLIINLGRNGQIVTYFGVFFAILIFIIAFQPSNPIGVAATVYFIYSVVRFVADATHCGKAYQVALKILPPWRSRGRFPVVPQFMHLEGKIVIF from the exons ATGAGTGAACTGCGCAACAAGATCTGGAAGGTGCTTCTCAAGGAAACCAAGAAGGAAAACCTGAAGCCTGGAGATCACATCTACACATGGACAGGAGCCAATACAAAAGAGCATG GAATATATTTGAACAGTGGATGCGTGATTCACTTCACTCAAGGTCGACGACGAGCAAGGTCAGACGATCGTCATAGTACATGTCCAAATTGCAGTGACCATGGTGTGGTCACTTCCTGCATAGATTGTTTCCTTTCTGGTGGAGATCATCTGCATCGCTTTGAATATGGTGTTAATCCCGCTCTAATCCTCACCAAACTCGCAGGAGGTGCAACTCTTGCACCTGCTGATCCATCTCCACTTGTGGAGAGCCGTGCATCTAATTTCCTAATAATTAATAGCTACGACTCCGGTAGCTACTACCGTTTCATAAACAATGGTAAAGACTTTGCAATGTATTGCAAAACAGGCTTGCTAGTGATAGATAACATAAATTTCAGCAGAAGTTGGCAAGCTGCAGCATTTTTCTTGGCTGTTACtgtcactttctttctttttcagcaGCAAAGCACAGCTGCAACTTATCCTGGTGTGGCAGCTATATGTTTTGGCTTATACTGTATTTATAGATTTGGCTCTGATATCGGAGCCCGTCCTAATGTTATTAAAGTGGATCAAGTAGCGACATTGCCTGATGTTGCTGAGAAATTGTCTTCTGCTGCGTCGGGTGTCAGACCTATTCAATCCTTAATTGACCTGTTCATAGTATTGCTGATGACTTATTTCAATCTTCAGTTGCTATTAACAGTACGAACGTGGTCTGAGCCACTTCAACTGCTGTCCGAGACTCCTCGAGTGGTCTGGATTCTAGCAT GTATATATGTCGGTGGCAGTGTCGTTGAAGTGATCGAACTTGTTCGTGGAGGAGACCCTATTTTACCCAGTTCAGCTTCATCCCATTCATCAGACATTCCCATAAGCACTAGCTCCGCAAAGGAAAGTCGTGTAGAATATTGCAGCCTAGATAGTTTTCTTAGTGCTGATGAACTCTATCTCTATAAATATGGTGTTAGTCTTGCTTTCTTTATCGCCAAATTTCTAGGTGGTACTTGTACCCTTGGCTCTACTGATCGGCCCGAAACTGTCGTCTACCATTCCCGCCAGGAGCTGAGAAATGGTTCTGGAACCGGTGACTACAACCTTTTCAACAACAATTGCGAAgactttgcaatatattgcaaaacaaaGTTGCCTccgagaaaattaattattaacctTGGTAGGAATGGGCAGATAGTAACTTACTTTGGTGTGTTTTTTGCTATCCTCATTTTCATAATTGCATTCCAGCCTAGCAATCCTATTGGTGTGGCAGCTACTGTTTATTTCATCTACTCTGTTGTTAGATTTGTTGCTGATGCTACACATTGTGGGAAAGCTTATCAAGTTGCACTAAAGATATTGCCACCTTGGAGAAGTCGTGGTCGTTTTCCGGTAGTGCCTCAATTCATGCATCTTGAAGGCAAGATTGTGATATTCTGA
- the LOC132803622 gene encoding uncharacterized protein LOC132803622, producing MSELLNKMWKALLKETKKENLKPGDHIYTRTGANTEDHGIYLNSGCVIHFTQGRRGATSDDRHSICPNCSDHGAVTSCIDCFLSGRDHLYLFEYGVNAACILTKLAGGATLAPADPSPLVNNRASSFLVINSNDSSSYYRFINNGKDFAIYCKTGLLVIDNINFSRSRQAATFFFAVTVTFFLFLQQTTAATFTGAAATCFCLYCIYRFGSDIGARPNVIKVDQVETLPHAAEELSSAASGFRPIQSLIDLFIVLLMTLFNIPLLLTARTWSEPRQLLSETPGVVWILACIVLFYLAILQKRLLSNKIHKKQLKPGDHIYAWRGFSRRAHAHHGIYVGDIHGSRQKEVIHLVRAGDPILPSSSATSNQAERTQGDPILPSSSATSNQAERTHVNYCSLEDFLKGDELCLHKYGVSLAFFIAKTWGGTCALGAADPPRMVLYRARRACQRLQGYDAYNLINNNCEDFAIHCKTGLPLRTGSIQCGRSGQIAFFFGLVCAGIIFLLKFKIRAAAAFYYIFSMFRFLADATHCLRAYQVELQMVQPWRRHGRRFWPDPQFKSLEGKKLLF from the exons ATGAGTGAACTGCTCAACAAGATGTGGAAGGCGCTTCTCAAGGAAACCAAGAAGGAAAACCTGAAGCCTGGAGATCACATCTACACAAGGACAGGAGCCAATACAGAAGACCATG GAATATATTTGAACAGTGGATGTGTGATTCACTTCACTCAAGGTCGACGAGGAGCAACGTCAGACGATCGTCATAGTATATGTCCAAATTGCAGTGACCATGGTGCGGTCACTTCCTGCATAGATTGTTTCCTTTCTGGTCGAGATCATCTGTATCTCTTTGAATATGGTGTTAATGCAGCTTGCATCCTCACCAAGCTCGCAGGAGGTGCAACTCTTGCACCTGCTGATCCATCTCCACTTGTGAACAACCGTGCGTCTAGTTTCCTAGTAATTAATAGCAATGACTCCAGTAGCTATTACCGTTTCATAAACAATGGTAAAGACTTTGCAATTTACTGCAAAACGGGCTTGCTAGTGATAGATAACATAAATTTCAGCAGAAGTCGGCAAGCTGCaacttttttctttgctgttactgtcactttctttctttttctgcaGCAAACAACGGCTGCAACTTTTACTGGTGCGGCAGCTACATGTTTTTGCTTATACTGTATTTATAGATTTGGTTCTGATATCGGAGCCCGTCCTAATGTTATTAAAGTGGATCAAGTAGAGACATTGCCTCATGCTGCTGAGGAATTGTCTTCTGCTGCGTCGGGTTTCAGACCTATTCAATCCTTAATTGACCTGTTCATAGTATTGCTGATGACTCTTTTCAATATTCCGTTACTATTAACAGCACGAACGTGGTCGGAGCCGCGTCAACTGTTGTCTGAGACTCCTGGAGTGGTCTGGATTCTAGCATGTATCGTACTTTTCTACCTAGCAATATtacaaaaa AGGTTGCTTTCGAACAAGATACATAAAAAGCAGCTGAAGCCTGGAGATCACATCTACGCATGGAGGGGCTTCTCCCGTAGAGCCCATGCCCATCATG GCATATATGTCGGTGACATTCACGGAAGCAGACAGAAAGAAGTGATCCACCTTGTTCGTGCAGGAGACCCGATTTTACCCAGCTCCTCCGCCACCAGTAATCAAGCAGAGAGAACTCAAGGAGACCCTATTTTACCCAGCTCCTCCGCCACCAGTAATCAAGCAGAGAGAACTCATGTGAATTATTGCAGCCTAGAAGATTTTCTTAAGGGTGATGAACTCTGTCTCCATAAATATGGCGTTAGTCTTGCTTTCTTTATAGCCAAAACTTGGGGAGGGACCTGTGCCCTTGGCGCTGCCGATCCTCCTAGAATGGTCTTGTACCGTGCCAGGCGTGCCTGCCAAAGGCTTCAAGGCTACGATGCATACAACCTTATCAACAACAACTGTGAAGACTTTGCAATACACTGCAAAACAGGGTTGCCTTTGAGAACAGGAAGTATTCAATGTGGCAGGAGCGGGCAGATAGCATTTTTCTTTGGGTTGGTTTGTGCTGGCATCATTTTCTTACTTAAATTCAAGATTCGTGCGGCTGCTGCATTTTATTACATCTTCTCTATGTTTAGATTTTTGGCTGATGCTACACATTGTCTGAGAGCTTATCAAGTTGAACTTCAGATGGTGCAACCTTGGAGACGTCATGGTCGACGTTTTTGGCCAGACCCTCAATTCAAGTCTCTTGAAGGCAAGAAATTACTATTCTAA